The following coding sequences lie in one Hippoglossus hippoglossus isolate fHipHip1 chromosome 14, fHipHip1.pri, whole genome shotgun sequence genomic window:
- the LOC117774320 gene encoding claudin-4-like produces MPSLGLQILGVGLAVLGWIGNILICMLPLWKVSAFIGNNIVVAQTIWEGLWMTCVVQSTGQMQCKVYDSLLALPPDLQAARAMVVIAILFSLFGLLLSVVGGKCTTCVGDKSAKNRVAIAAGVFFILSGALCLVTVSLPANTVIKDFYNPLVPDAQRRELGACLYVGWGASGLLLIGGALLCCQCSSGGDRYNGAKYSPPKSTTPGKEFV; encoded by the coding sequence ATGCCATCTCTAGGGTTGCAGATTCTGGGCGTCGGGTTGGCGGTGCTCGGATGGATAGGAAACATACTCATCTGTATGCTGCCCCTGTGGAAGGTGTCTGCTTTCATCGGGAACAACATCGTGGTGGCTCAGACCATTTGGGAGGGCCTGTGGATGACCTGCGTGGTGCAGAGTACGGGCCAGATGCAGTGCAAGGTCTACGACTCCCTGCTGGCCCTGCCCCCTGACCTCCAGGCAGCCCGGGCCATGGTGGTCATCGCCATCCTCTTCTCGCTGTTTGGCCTCCTGCTTTCCGTGGTTGGCGGGAAGTGCACCACCTGCGTCGGGGACAAATCAGCAAAAAACAGAGTGGCCATCGCAGCGGGTGTTTTCTTCATCCTGAGCGGGGCTCTGTGTCTGGtgactgtgtctctgcctgctaACACTGTCATTAAGGACTTCTACAACCCCTTGGTCCCCGATGCCCAGAGGAGAGAGCTGGGTGCATGCTTGTACGTGGGCTGGGGAGCTTCAGGCCTGTTGCTGATCGGTGgcgctctgctctgctgtcagtgCTCGTCGGGTGGAGACCGCTACAATGGAGCAAAGTACTCGCCGCCCAAATCCACGACACCTGGGAAGGAATTTGTCTGA
- the LOC117774321 gene encoding claudin-like protein ZF-A89: MASAGLQILGMFLATVGFLGDIIICALPMWKVSAFIGNNIVTAQVFWEGLWMNCVKQSTGQMQCKVYDSMLALPRDLQAARALIVISILISLMGLLLSIAGGKCTNCLEEEMAKSRVAITAGVFFIVGGVLCLVPVSWSANEVIRNFYNPIMNNAQRRELGAALFIGWGSAGLLLIGGALLCCQCSQRKDSRYSAKYSAPRSAASGGAYV; the protein is encoded by the coding sequence ATGGCGTCTGCAGGTCTTCAGATCCTTGGCATGTTCCTGGCGACCGTTGGGTTTTTGGGCGACATCATCATCTGCGCCCTGCCAATGTGGAAGGTGTCGGCGTTCATCGGGAACAACATCGTGACGGCTCAGGTGTTCTGGGAGGGCCTGTGGATGAACTGTGTGAAGCAGAGCACCGGCCAGATGCAGTGCAAGGTCTACGACTCCATGCTGGCCCTGCCCCGAGACCTGCAGGCCGCCCGGGCCCTGATCGTCATCTCCATCCTGATCTCCCTCATGGGACTCCTGCTCTCCATCGCAGGCGGGAAGTGCACCAACTGCCTTGAAGAGGAGATGGCCAAGAGCAGGGTGGCCATCACTGCGGGGGTGTTCTTCATCGTCGGTGGTGTCCTGTGCTTGGTCCCTGTGTCGTGGTCTGCCAACGAGGTCATCAGGAACTTTTACAACCCCATTATGAATAACGCGCAGAGGAGGGAGCTGGGAGCGGCGCTGTTCATCGGCTGGGGATCTGCTGGACTCCTTCTCATCGGAGGTGCActtctgtgctgtcagtgttcGCAGCGCAAGGACAGCAGGTACTCAGCGAAATACTCTGCCCCGCGCTCAGCAGCTAGTGGAGGAGCCTACGTTTGA